The Flavobacterium sp. N2270 genome contains the following window.
ATAGATGTAAGAACTATAGTTTCTGGAATTGCCGAACATTTTTCTCCGGAAGAAGTAATTGGAAAAAGAGTTACAGTATTAGTAAACCTAGCGCCAAGAGCGTTACGTGGAGTAGAAAGCGCTGGAATGATCTTAATGACTAATTTGCCAGACGGAAAATTAGTTTTCGTAAATCCAGATACTGAAGGTGTAATGAATGGCGCTTTAATTAGCTAAGATGAAAAACGCGAAAATTATTGCTTTCGACGCAGACGACACACTTTGGCACAACGAACCTTATTTCGATGAAGCGCAAGCACGTTTTTGCAAACTGTTTCAAGATTTTGCTTCTAGTCAAGAAATTTTAGGGCTAATTTTAAATCACCAAGTAAAAAACTTACCTATTTATGGTTTTGGAATTAAAGCCTTTACGCTTTCTATGATTGAAACGGCTTTAAAAATTACCGATAATAATATTTCAGGCAAAGGAATTGAACAAATCATTACCATTGGTAAAGATTTATTGCAGAAACCTGTAGAATTAATGCCTAATGTAGAAAATGTATTGCAAGAACTTCACGGAAATTATAAATTGGTAATGGCTACAAAAGGCGATTTGAAAGATCAACACAGAAAGTTACACGATTCTGGAATTGGCCATTATTTTCATCACATTGAAGTGTTAAGCGACAAAACCGAATTAGATTACGAAAAGATGTTGGGTCGCTTAGACATTAAAGCAGAAGATTTTTTAATGATAGGGAATTCTCTAAAGTCAGATGTTTTACCAATCATAAATTTAGGTGGATACGGAATTCACGTTCCGTATGTAACTACTTGGGAATATGAAAAAATAGACTTTGAAATAGAACATGAAAATTTCATAGCCTTGAATAATATTGAAGAAGTTTTAAATATTTTAAAATAAAAAAACCACGCAAATGCGTGGTTTTTTCTTTTCATCTGCTAATTACTTTCCTAATAGCAAAACTTCATTGGCAACAATTTCAGTTATGTAGCGCTTAACACCTTCTTTGTCGTCATAACTTCTTGTAGTTAGCTTACCTTCAATTGCAAGCTCCTTACCTTTAGTAACGTACTTTTCAATAATTTCAGCTGTTTTTCCCCAAGCTGTTACGCGGTGCCATTCTGTTTTTTCTACTTTATCACCGTTGTCTTTATAATAGACTTCATTTGTAGCAATAGAAATGTTTGCTAATTTTTTTCCTCCTTCTAAGTTTTTAACTTCTGGTTCTTGTCCTACGTGTCCGATTAATTGTACTCTGTTTTTCATGGCGTGTAAATTTAAATGGTTTATATAAAATTATTTTTAATGTCTAATAAAACTTAACTTTTGCTTTAAAATTGAACTTTTAACTTGTAATTGATGTTGCAATTATCAGTGTTTCATTTCGACAGTGCAAAGATGTGGCAACAAAAAAAGTTTATTCGGTATTTATCTAATTAATATCGGTTGTAAATGTTTGTAACCATTTGTAAACGGATAATATTTTCATTATATTCGCATAAATAATTAAAAAACATATGCCAGCAAACATTAAAAGCGTTGAGTTAAGAAACTTACAAATTGAAGATTATAAAGAATTAAAAAAGTCAATGATTGAATCTTATCCAGAAATGGCAGAATCATTTTGGAAAGAAGATCAGATTGAACTCTTATTAAAAAAATTTCCTGAAGGACAATTGGTAATTGTTGTAGACGGTGTTGTTGTAGGTTCAGCTTTATCTATTTTAGTTACCGAAGATTTCGCTTTTAAAACAAGAACGTACAAAGGCATAACAGATAGTTTTACATTTTCCACACATAACCCAAACGGAGAAACCCTTTACGGAATTGATGTTTTTATCAATCCAAAGTATAGAGGATTACGTTTAGGACGTCGTTTATACGATGTTCGAAAAGAACTATGTGAACAATTAAATTTAAAATCAATCATCTTCGCAGGCAGAATTCCAAATTACAGAAAGTTTAAAAATGAAATTACTCCAAAAGTATACATTGAAAAAGTAAAGAAAAAAGAGATCTACGACCCAGTTTTATCGTTTCAATTAAGCAATGATTTCCATGAAGTTCGTGTACTTAAAAATTATTTAGAAGGTGATAAAGAATCAATGGAATATGCCGTTTTACTTGAATGGAATAATATTTATTACGATGATAGTCCAAAACTAATCAACGCTGAAAAAAGTATTGTCCGTTTAGGATTGATTCAATGGCAAATGAGAACTTTGAATAATATCCAAGCGTTATTTGAACAAGCTGAATTTTTCATCGATGCTGTTTCTGGTTACGGAAGTGATTTTGCTTTGTTTCCCGAATTATTTACGGCACCCTTGATGGCAGATTATAATCATTTATCTGAAGCAGAAGCCATAAAAGGATTAGCAAGACATACGGATGCTGTGCATAAAAAATTCCAAGAATTTGCAATTTCTTACAATATAAATATCATTACAGGAAGTATGCCTTACTTAGAAGACGGTCACGTTTATAACGTAGGCTATTTATGTAGAAGAGATGGTACAAGTGAAATGTATCGTAAAATTCATATTACACCAAATGAAACGTTCCATTGGGGAATAACAGGTGGTGACACCATTCAAACTTTTGATACCGATTGTGGAAAAATTGGCGTGGTTATTTGTTATGATGTTGAATTCCCTGAATTATCTCGTTTAATGGCCGATGAAGGAATGAATATCTTATTTGTACCTTTCTTAACAGACACTCAAAACGGATATACGCGTGTAAAACATTGTGCACAAGCAAGAGCTATTGAAAACGAATGTTATGTAGCTATTGCAGGATGTGTAGGTAACTTACCAAAAGTAAACAACATGGACATACAATATGCACAAGCAGCTGTTTTCACTC
Protein-coding sequences here:
- a CDS encoding HAD family hydrolase; translated protein: MKNAKIIAFDADDTLWHNEPYFDEAQARFCKLFQDFASSQEILGLILNHQVKNLPIYGFGIKAFTLSMIETALKITDNNISGKGIEQIITIGKDLLQKPVELMPNVENVLQELHGNYKLVMATKGDLKDQHRKLHDSGIGHYFHHIEVLSDKTELDYEKMLGRLDIKAEDFLMIGNSLKSDVLPIINLGGYGIHVPYVTTWEYEKIDFEIEHENFIALNNIEEVLNILK
- a CDS encoding single-stranded DNA-binding protein, producing the protein MKNRVQLIGHVGQEPEVKNLEGGKKLANISIATNEVYYKDNGDKVEKTEWHRVTAWGKTAEIIEKYVTKGKELAIEGKLTTRSYDDKEGVKRYITEIVANEVLLLGK
- a CDS encoding carbon-nitrogen hydrolase family protein, encoding MPANIKSVELRNLQIEDYKELKKSMIESYPEMAESFWKEDQIELLLKKFPEGQLVIVVDGVVVGSALSILVTEDFAFKTRTYKGITDSFTFSTHNPNGETLYGIDVFINPKYRGLRLGRRLYDVRKELCEQLNLKSIIFAGRIPNYRKFKNEITPKVYIEKVKKKEIYDPVLSFQLSNDFHEVRVLKNYLEGDKESMEYAVLLEWNNIYYDDSPKLINAEKSIVRLGLIQWQMRTLNNIQALFEQAEFFIDAVSGYGSDFALFPELFTAPLMADYNHLSEAEAIKGLARHTDAVHKKFQEFAISYNINIITGSMPYLEDGHVYNVGYLCRRDGTSEMYRKIHITPNETFHWGITGGDTIQTFDTDCGKIGVVICYDVEFPELSRLMADEGMNILFVPFLTDTQNGYTRVKHCAQARAIENECYVAIAGCVGNLPKVNNMDIQYAQAAVFTPSDFAFPSNGIKAEATPNTEMTLIVDVDMNLLKELHQHGSVRTMKDRRHDLYSLKKLK